One genomic window of Plasmodium coatneyi strain Hackeri chromosome 12, complete sequence includes the following:
- a CDS encoding KIR-like protein: MVEGLNLYELPSRKQFYNKFKGSGENCNNECTKNIKDSLSAFPSEGDFQNKILRASYAAFKMKPEDTPFYNDRWNFLYYWIGDQLWDNLGKEPKDSTFTPLMTMLCGNMSSAPEQGGYRVICTSTIGKKLFEERKIVFEHYHDYGTAKVQLQGGAPNCDKKWSGYLNGIASACEAVRTDCRRNERVNDAYCNNFSNSYILYCDMVELLELYCKKVTELSDKEGEANTCSSEKKELRTSLESNLLAAQEALTKATTTSSITSIFGTLAATAFSYLLYKYKPWSSWFGNHTSGSSRRSNRKRRSAGQNFDASTEDTLTEYSIETSTVGPTENSTRARTVRSSAAPYTRPSTTGQSTGGRRNNNTPGRGMVGYQNM; the protein is encoded by the exons atggtagaA GGACTGAATTTGTATGAATTACCTTCGAGGAAACAATTTTACAACAAATTCAAAGGGAGTGGAGAGAATTGTAATAatgaatgcacaaaaaatataaaggatAGTCTAAGTGCTTTCCCTAGTGAAGGGGACTTtcagaataaaattttaagggCCTCGTATGCGGCATTCAAAATGAAACCGGAGGATACTCCCTTTTACAACGATCGCTGgaatttcttatattattggataggagaTCAATTATGGGACAACTTGGGGAAAGAGCCAAAGGACAGCACATTCACGCCCCTCATGACTATGCTTTGCGGAAATATGAGTAGTGCGCCTGAGCAAGGAGGATATAGGGTTATTTGCACCAGTACTATTGGCAAAAAACTTTTCGAAGAGAGGAAAATAGTTTTCGAACATTACCATGATTATGGGACCGCAAAAGTGCAGCTACAGGGAGGTGCACCCAATTGTGACAAAAAATGGTCGGGTTACCTAAATGGTATTGCTTCAGCATGTGAGGCTGTGCGTACAGATTGCAGAAGGAACGAACGTGTCAATGATGCATATTGTAACAACTTCAGTAATAGTTACATTTTATATTGTgatatggtagaattgctCGAATTGTACTGTAAAAAAGTAACTGAACTGAGCGATAAAGAAGGGGAAGCTAACACATGTTCCTccgagaaaaaagaattacggACCTCCCTCGAATCAAACCTACTAGCAGCACAGGAAGCCTTAACTAAAGCCACCACCACATCTTCCATCACTTCCATTTTCGGTACATTAGCAGCGACGGCCTTTTCATATctattatataag tataaaccatggtcttcttggtttggtaaccacacttctggaagtagcagaagaagtaatagaaaaagaagatcagcTGGACAGAACTTTGATGCGTCCACGGaagacaccttaacagaatattccatagAAACATCTACAGTAGGTCCAACAGAAAATTCTACAAGAGCTAGAACAGTACGTTCCTCTGCAGCTCCATACACAAGACCGTCTACCACAGGACAGTCTAccgggggaagaagaaataataatacaccgGGTCGCGGGATGGTAGGCTATCAGAATATGTAG
- a CDS encoding KIR protein, whose amino-acid sequence MVTLEQDGTSVALPSEDIYALFDGGLKCNTEEPDECCEHSGNNVRTLLQVWLRGALNLASEIEQTYCYACAMEQGEPNGDWCHLFYYWLGTKIKGILNNRDFADIMRRIYSKLPGDQCRSYFNNLYDDVGQHVFENSKELFDNDYDYRALQPQLGGYTYPRCLRYNGNLGRVRDAYSQLCNICGEGDGDKYCKKFKVDHWGGKQWKQQKLPELTCSNEGEPKQDEEDEEELLESGSRPQELGLKPPAIVGGTMSINLPSSNEYQNFELSWEPHSKNGTVSTIKGALQSALRGKLNNYNCINKIAGVWYYITDVMYKKSSSYDKRCDFFYYWLGSTVLDNLKEGSSFQNAMYEIYTKLQESSGRNECPTITTTVDGVTFVQRKRMFDYWHDHSTIRTLVQKSGSSCDQQYGSYLGHIHAAYAAVEKGYEGGSDEYWYKFWSKNKNAISEELSNLTCNRDSGSTGTWSPGSSGTGSTGTCNQNCDTVSGGEGKGGSDGGGSHRKEGEEAQIASSIIPGALSGALAAVGLPTITFFLYKVST is encoded by the exons ATGGTAACACTAGAACAG gACGGGACTTCAGTTGCATTACCCTCAGAGGACATATATGCACTGTTCGATGGAGGCTTAAAGTGTAATACAGAGGAGCCGGATGAATGCTGCGAGCATAGTGGGAATAATGTCAGGACATTGTTGCAAGTGTGGCTAAGGGGTGCTTTAAATCTAGCCAGTGAAATTGAGCAGACTTATTGTTATGCTTGTGCAATGGAACAAGGGGAGCCTAATGGTGACTGGTGTCatctcttttattattggttaggtacaaaaataaagggtATTTTGAATAATCGGGACTTTGCGGACATTATGAGGAGAATTTACAGTAAACTGCCGGGGGACCAGTGCAGGAGCTACTTCAATAATTTATACGACGACGTTGGCCAACACGTTTTCGAAAATAGTAAAGAACTATTCGATAATGATTATGACTACAGGGCTCTGCAACCGCAACTGGGCGGTTATACATATCCCCGGTGTCTAAGGTATAATGGAAACTTGGGAAGAGTAAGAGATGCATATTCGCAGTTATGTAATATTTGTGGGGAGGGTGATGGTGATAAGTATTGTAAGAAATTTAAAGTGGATCACTGGGGTGGTAAGCAGTGGAAACAGCAGAAACTACCAGAATTAACGTGCAGTAATGAAGGGGAACCAAAGCAAGACGAGGAAGATGAGGAGGAACTTCTTGAGAGTGGGAGTAGACCTCAAGAACTGGGACTTAAACCTCCAGCTATAGTAGGA GGCACAATGTCGATTAATTTACCCTCAAGTAATGAATACCAAAATTTCGAACTTAGCTGGGAACCACACAGTAAGAATGGGACAGTCAGCACAATAAAGGGTGCCCTGCAGAGTGCATTACGGGGCAAGCtgaataattataattgtataaataaaattgcagGTGTCTGGTATTATATCACGGATGTAATGTACAAAAAGAGTTCATCCTATGATAAACGTTGtgatttcttctattattggctaGGATCTACCGTGTTGGACAATttaaaggaaggttcttcATTTCAGAATGCGATGTATGAAATCTACACAAAATTACAAGAATCATCAGGTAGAAATGAATGTCCAACTATAACCACTACTGTAGATGGCGTAACATTCGTACAAAGGAAAAGGATGTTCGATTATTGGCATGACCATAGTACTATACGAACACTTGTACAGAAGAGTGGGTCCAGTTGTGATCAGCAATACGGAAGTTACCTGGGGCACATTCATGCAGCATATGCAGCTGTGGAAAAAGGCTATGAAGGGGGCTCCGATGAATACTGGTACAAATTCTGGAGCAAGAATAAGAATGCTATTAGTGAGGAATTATCAAATTTAACATGCAATAGGGATTCCGGTTCTACTGGAACCTGGAGCCCAGGTTCTTCGGGTACCGGTTCCACGGGAACTTGCAATCAAAATTGTGACACtgtctctggtggagaaggaaaaggagggagtgacggtggtggtagtcataGAAAAGAAGGCGAAGAAGCACAAATTGCTAGCAGCATCATTCCTGGTGCTCTGTCAGgtgcattagctgcagtaggattaccaacaatcacgttctttctatataaagtaagcaCATAA